The Nocardioides salarius genome includes a region encoding these proteins:
- a CDS encoding sugar ABC transporter ATP-binding protein: MFSGAVAVQGADLTVRSGEVHALVGENGAGKSTLLGMISGRLGVDGGTVEVFGRRLRGADPRESREHGLVTVYQELTMVPGLSAEANVFLGQTRTRRGLLDRRWMRRRYLELCEELDVHVPPDATVRALSVSQQQMLEIMRGVQSDARIVVLDEPTAALAEHERETLYRVLRTLTARGTTIVFVSHNLDEVLDLSDTITVLRDGAVVRSAARSEWTRPTLIEHMVGRAVDKLADRGSHPLGAEVLHVEDVNLPGVLSDIAMTARAGEIVGLWGLVGSGRTTFLRSLAGAEPASRGVLRLRGEERSWPGRVRHSVDAGVVMVPESRKQALVLGMDGASNYWLGRPGGGRPFLDRGAERAEAGRTGEFFAFDRRRLGEPVRNLSGGNQQKVLLAKWAGHRPDVFLIDEPTRGIDIGAKAEVLTSLVRLAEEGAAVVVTSSELEEVLAIANRLLVFAHGRVVREISADDPEFTVDAVVHHGFSPGEKHEPAH; encoded by the coding sequence GTGTTCAGCGGCGCCGTCGCCGTGCAGGGTGCCGACCTCACCGTCCGCTCCGGGGAGGTGCACGCCCTCGTGGGCGAGAACGGAGCCGGCAAGTCCACCCTGCTCGGCATGATCAGCGGTCGGCTCGGAGTCGACGGCGGCACCGTGGAGGTGTTCGGCCGGCGCCTGCGTGGCGCCGACCCGCGGGAGAGCCGCGAGCACGGCTTGGTGACCGTCTACCAGGAGCTGACCATGGTGCCGGGGCTGTCCGCGGAGGCGAACGTCTTCCTCGGGCAGACCCGCACCCGGCGCGGTCTGCTGGACCGACGCTGGATGCGTCGCCGCTACCTCGAGCTGTGCGAGGAGCTCGACGTGCACGTGCCGCCAGACGCGACGGTGCGCGCGCTCTCGGTCTCCCAGCAGCAGATGCTGGAGATCATGCGCGGTGTGCAGAGCGACGCGAGGATCGTGGTCCTCGACGAGCCGACCGCCGCCCTGGCCGAGCACGAGCGCGAGACGCTCTACCGGGTGCTGCGCACGCTGACGGCGCGGGGCACGACCATCGTGTTCGTCAGCCACAACCTCGACGAGGTGCTCGACCTCAGCGACACGATCACGGTGCTGCGCGACGGGGCCGTGGTGCGCAGCGCCGCACGCTCGGAGTGGACCCGGCCCACGCTCATCGAGCACATGGTGGGTCGGGCCGTCGACAAGCTCGCCGACCGGGGCAGCCACCCGCTGGGAGCGGAGGTCCTCCACGTCGAGGACGTGAACCTGCCGGGCGTCCTCAGCGACATCGCCATGACCGCGCGCGCCGGAGAGATCGTAGGTCTGTGGGGCTTGGTCGGTTCGGGGCGCACGACCTTCCTGCGCTCCCTGGCCGGGGCCGAGCCGGCGTCGCGCGGGGTCCTGCGCCTGCGCGGCGAGGAGCGCAGCTGGCCCGGGCGGGTCCGGCACAGCGTCGACGCGGGCGTCGTGATGGTCCCGGAGTCGCGCAAGCAGGCTCTCGTGCTGGGGATGGACGGTGCCAGCAACTACTGGCTGGGCCGCCCCGGTGGCGGACGTCCCTTCCTCGACCGAGGTGCCGAGCGCGCCGAGGCGGGCCGGACCGGCGAGTTCTTCGCCTTCGACCGCCGCCGCCTCGGCGAGCCGGTGCGCAACCTGTCCGGGGGCAACCAGCAGAAGGTGCTCCTGGCCAAGTGGGCCGGCCACCGACCTGACGTCTTCCTCATCGACGAACCCACCCGAGGCATCGACATCGGCGCCAAGGCCGAGGTGTTGACCTCGCTCGTCCGACTGGCCGAGGAGGGCGCCGCCGTGGTGGTGACGTCCTCGGAGCTCGAGGAGGTCCTCGCCATCGCGAACCGGCTCCTCGTCTTCGCCCATGGACGTGTCGTGCGCGAGATATCCGCCGACGACCCCGAGTTCACCGTCGACGCCGTGGTCCACCACGGCTTCAGCCCAGGAGAGAAGCATGAACCAGCCCACTGA
- a CDS encoding polysaccharide deacetylase family protein, whose amino-acid sequence MPLTLPPGKKIAVNIGCDFDAHSVWMGTFGKTSPSYLSRGEFGAEVGVPRVLDLFDRFGVTGTWCTPVHSMETFPEAFATIVEADQEIAAHGCYHESVPSLDEETEVRLMEQTIEGHLKHVGKRPRGYRSPAWDFTEHTLALLEKTGFEWDSSLMGRDFQPYRPRPVEVRWEEGSVRGPASPILELPVSWYLDDFPVGEYIPGVNQGLGSAEVMFQRFQDHFDFAYERETNPVLAITVHPQTIGRAHHLLGMERLLTHMAGHDGVWFASLSEIYDCWSD is encoded by the coding sequence ATGCCGCTCACCCTGCCTCCAGGCAAGAAGATCGCCGTCAACATCGGCTGTGACTTCGACGCCCACTCCGTGTGGATGGGCACCTTCGGCAAGACCAGCCCCAGCTACCTCTCCCGGGGAGAGTTCGGCGCCGAGGTCGGTGTCCCGCGGGTGCTCGACCTCTTCGACCGCTTCGGTGTCACAGGAACGTGGTGCACGCCGGTGCACTCGATGGAGACGTTCCCCGAGGCGTTCGCGACCATCGTGGAGGCCGACCAGGAGATCGCCGCGCACGGCTGCTACCACGAGTCCGTGCCCTCGCTGGACGAGGAGACCGAGGTCCGCCTGATGGAGCAGACCATCGAGGGTCACCTCAAGCACGTGGGCAAGCGCCCACGGGGCTACCGCTCCCCGGCCTGGGACTTCACCGAGCACACTCTCGCGCTGCTGGAGAAGACCGGCTTCGAGTGGGACTCCTCGCTCATGGGTCGTGACTTCCAGCCCTACCGTCCGCGCCCGGTGGAGGTGCGCTGGGAGGAGGGCTCCGTCCGGGGGCCCGCGAGCCCGATCCTGGAGCTGCCGGTCTCCTGGTACCTCGACGACTTCCCGGTCGGCGAGTACATCCCCGGCGTCAACCAGGGCCTCGGTTCGGCCGAGGTGATGTTCCAGCGGTTCCAGGACCACTTCGACTTCGCCTACGAGCGTGAGACGAACCCCGTGCTGGCCATCACGGTGCACCCGCAGACCATCGGCCGCGCCCACCACCTGCTCGGCATGGAGCGGCTGCTGACCCACATGGCGGGCCACGACGGTGTCTGGTTCGCCTCCCTGAGCGAGATCTACGACTGCTGGAGCGACTGA
- a CDS encoding carbon-nitrogen hydrolase family protein, translating to MTRTLRVAAAQFEMRAVDSFDAFAEQVRALLDRAGDARLVVLPELFTEALFTLDPDWQQHRIDQLTRIADHTEAYRDLFRTEAAGRDQWILAGSHLVATERGHENVAFLFGPDGQEHRHSKTHIFPAEAEWGTAEGDELAVFDVDGVSVGIAICYEAEIPEVSTTLTAMGAEVLLVPSYTFTEAGFWRVRHCAAARAIEDQVYVVHSPTVSHLESPLSPGWARASVLSPCDLVFPADGVLVEARTNVEDVVVHELDLDLLHENRRSGAATTYTDRGRRKDLYAKYDHVSL from the coding sequence ATGACCCGCACCCTCCGCGTCGCCGCCGCCCAGTTCGAGATGCGCGCGGTCGACTCCTTCGACGCCTTCGCCGAGCAGGTCCGTGCCCTGCTCGACCGTGCCGGCGACGCCCGGCTCGTCGTGCTGCCCGAGCTGTTCACCGAGGCGCTGTTCACCCTCGACCCCGACTGGCAGCAGCACCGGATCGACCAGCTGACCCGGATCGCGGACCACACCGAGGCCTACCGCGACCTGTTCCGCACCGAGGCGGCGGGCCGCGACCAGTGGATCCTCGCCGGCAGCCACCTGGTGGCCACCGAGCGCGGCCACGAGAACGTCGCCTTCCTGTTCGGCCCCGACGGCCAGGAGCACCGGCACTCCAAGACCCACATCTTCCCTGCGGAGGCCGAGTGGGGCACCGCCGAGGGTGACGAGCTGGCGGTCTTCGACGTCGACGGAGTCAGCGTGGGCATCGCCATCTGCTACGAGGCGGAGATCCCCGAGGTCAGCACCACCCTGACGGCCATGGGTGCCGAGGTGCTCCTGGTGCCGTCGTACACGTTCACCGAGGCCGGCTTCTGGCGGGTGCGGCACTGCGCGGCCGCCCGGGCCATCGAGGACCAGGTGTACGTCGTGCACAGCCCGACCGTCTCCCACCTCGAGTCGCCGCTCTCTCCTGGCTGGGCCCGTGCCTCGGTGCTCTCACCCTGCGACCTGGTCTTCCCCGCCGACGGGGTGCTGGTGGAGGCCCGCACCAACGTCGAGGACGTCGTGGTCCACGAGCTCGACCTCGACCTGCTGCACGAGAACCGCCGCTCCGGCGCCGCGACCACCTACACGGACCGCGGTCGCCGCAAGGACCTGTACGCCAAGTACGACCACGTCTCGCTCTGA
- a CDS encoding sugar ABC transporter substrate-binding protein has product MRIHRTPYVAALAVATCLSVAACSSGVSETAASGSGDVEIIDAPVDDPSDLKIAYFSAGSSNSYLQASIDEANTVADEIGAELDVFDGEFNAQTQYDQMQQALTSGKYNAFVVEPNDGNLVCDILTQEAPEKDVLVSVFNLPICGRATNLGEETYQPGTVTYVGGQTLDVYQAWVQDVIDSHPEGAKIGLISGPDLNANTICFFDAAQAFEDAEGFEVVAQQTTDYTTPKAFDAAQTIVQANPDIDIVMSNFSGMTRGVVEAVGGKDVEIYDFGGDEWALSQLRSGGLESSVMMLPRQETREAIEAVADYVSGEDVAAFVNLAESDSLPGTPFATPDNVDEFTAEY; this is encoded by the coding sequence ATGAGAATCCACCGCACCCCCTACGTCGCTGCCCTGGCCGTCGCCACCTGCCTCTCGGTCGCTGCGTGCTCCAGCGGCGTCAGCGAGACCGCTGCCAGCGGCAGCGGCGACGTCGAGATCATCGACGCCCCCGTCGACGACCCGTCCGACCTCAAGATCGCCTACTTCTCCGCCGGCAGCAGCAACTCCTACCTGCAGGCCTCCATCGACGAGGCCAACACCGTCGCCGACGAGATCGGCGCCGAGCTGGACGTCTTCGACGGCGAGTTCAACGCGCAGACCCAGTACGACCAGATGCAGCAGGCGTTGACCAGCGGCAAGTACAACGCCTTCGTGGTCGAGCCCAACGACGGCAACCTGGTCTGCGACATCCTCACCCAGGAGGCTCCCGAGAAGGACGTCCTGGTCTCCGTCTTCAACCTGCCGATCTGTGGTCGGGCGACCAATCTCGGCGAGGAGACCTACCAGCCGGGCACCGTGACCTACGTCGGCGGCCAGACCCTCGACGTCTACCAGGCCTGGGTGCAGGACGTCATCGACTCCCACCCCGAGGGCGCCAAGATCGGCCTGATCTCGGGTCCCGACCTCAACGCCAACACGATCTGCTTCTTCGATGCCGCCCAGGCGTTCGAGGACGCGGAGGGATTCGAGGTGGTGGCACAGCAGACCACCGACTACACGACCCCCAAGGCGTTCGACGCGGCCCAGACCATCGTGCAGGCCAACCCCGACATCGACATCGTGATGTCGAACTTCTCGGGCATGACCCGCGGCGTGGTGGAGGCCGTGGGCGGCAAGGACGTGGAGATCTACGACTTCGGTGGCGACGAGTGGGCGCTGTCGCAGCTGCGGTCCGGGGGGCTGGAGAGCTCGGTGATGATGCTGCCCCGCCAGGAGACGCGTGAGGCCATCGAGGCGGTCGCCGACTACGTCTCGGGCGAGGACGTGGCTGCCTTCGTCAACCTCGCCGAGTCCGACTCGCTGCCCGGTACGCCGTTCGCGACGCCCGACAACGTCGACGAGTTCACCGCGGAGTACTGA
- a CDS encoding ABC transporter permease: protein MNQPTDLASPPTRVAAPSTGSRERPGPAALLQRYAMILVLAGLVVLATVLYPGFVSPENLRDLLLQNTAVGIVALGMTFVIISGGFDLSVGATYALGATVAAGVAISTGSPSLGLAAALGAGLVCGVLNGLLVARVGINPFVATLGSASVISGVAYLYSGSAPFIVSDPQFKVLARSSVAGVPTPILVLALTFVAGGVLLALTRYGRNIYAIGGNHEAGWLSGLRVNDLTASVYVLTGALAAFAGTIDASRLGVGQADVGANVALDAIAIVIVGGTSLRGGEGAVWRTVVGLLIFATLTNLFYSLNLSQNWQLIAKGTIVLLAVGLDSWSRRRS from the coding sequence ATGAACCAGCCCACTGACCTCGCCTCGCCGCCGACCCGGGTCGCGGCACCGAGCACGGGGTCGCGCGAGCGTCCCGGGCCCGCGGCCCTCCTGCAGCGCTACGCCATGATCCTGGTCCTGGCCGGCCTGGTGGTGCTCGCCACCGTCCTCTACCCGGGGTTCGTGTCGCCGGAGAACCTGCGCGACCTGCTCCTGCAGAACACCGCGGTCGGGATCGTCGCCCTCGGCATGACCTTCGTCATCATCTCCGGCGGCTTCGACCTCTCGGTCGGAGCGACGTACGCCCTGGGGGCCACGGTGGCGGCCGGCGTCGCGATCTCGACGGGCTCACCGAGCCTGGGGCTCGCCGCCGCGCTGGGGGCCGGCCTGGTCTGTGGCGTGCTCAACGGACTGCTCGTCGCCCGGGTCGGGATCAACCCGTTCGTGGCCACCCTGGGCAGTGCCTCCGTGATCTCGGGAGTGGCCTACCTCTACTCCGGCTCGGCGCCCTTCATCGTCTCCGACCCGCAGTTCAAGGTGCTCGCCCGGTCGAGCGTGGCCGGGGTTCCCACCCCGATCCTGGTCCTTGCCCTCACCTTCGTCGCCGGTGGGGTGCTGCTCGCGCTGACCCGCTACGGCCGCAACATCTACGCGATCGGCGGCAACCACGAGGCGGGCTGGCTGTCGGGGCTGCGGGTCAACGACCTCACGGCCAGCGTGTACGTGCTCACCGGCGCCCTGGCGGCCTTCGCAGGCACGATCGATGCGTCACGGCTGGGCGTGGGACAGGCCGATGTCGGCGCCAACGTCGCGCTGGACGCGATCGCCATCGTGATCGTGGGAGGCACCTCGCTGCGAGGTGGCGAGGGCGCGGTGTGGCGCACCGTCGTGGGGCTGCTGATCTTCGCGACCCTGACGAACCTGTTCTACAGCCTCAACCTCTCGCAGAACTGGCAGCTGATCGCGAAGGGCACCATCGTGCTCCTCGCCGTCGGGCTGGACTCGTGGTCGCGCCGGCGCTCGTGA